The following coding sequences are from one Lentisphaerota bacterium window:
- the hisF gene encoding imidazole glycerol phosphate synthase subunit HisF gives MLTRRIIPCLDVIRRRVTKGVKFQNNVDLGDPVELAARYYEEGCDELVVYDITASAERRPIDIDMVREVARAVRIPFAVGGGISSLEDMSRVLLAGAEKVSVNSLAVHNPAVIAEGARAFGAQCVVLGMDPVANFDASRFPSGYEVTVRGFRERTGLDAVEWARRAEGLGAGEIVVNSVDADGTRRGFELAITRRIAEAVRIPVIASGGAGTPEHIRDAFLIARADAAIIAGMIHTGDTTIAAIKRALAGYGVPIRRTF, from the coding sequence ATGCTCACTCGCCGCATTATTCCCTGTCTGGACGTAATCCGCCGCCGCGTCACCAAGGGCGTGAAGTTTCAGAACAATGTCGACCTTGGCGACCCGGTCGAACTCGCCGCCCGTTATTACGAGGAGGGGTGCGATGAGTTGGTGGTGTACGACATAACCGCATCGGCTGAACGTCGGCCCATCGACATTGACATGGTGCGCGAAGTGGCCCGCGCCGTGCGGATACCCTTCGCGGTGGGCGGCGGAATTTCGAGTCTGGAGGACATGTCGCGGGTGTTGCTCGCGGGTGCGGAAAAGGTGTCGGTCAACTCGCTCGCCGTCCACAACCCGGCGGTGATCGCCGAGGGTGCCCGGGCGTTTGGCGCGCAGTGCGTGGTGCTGGGCATGGACCCCGTAGCCAATTTCGACGCCTCCCGCTTTCCCAGCGGCTACGAGGTAACGGTGAGGGGCTTTCGCGAGCGGACCGGCCTGGATGCAGTGGAGTGGGCCCGGCGGGCCGAGGGGCTGGGCGCGGGGGAGATCGTGGTCAACTCGGTTGACGCCGACGGCACCCGGCGGGGGTTCGAGCTGGCGATCACGCGGCGCATCGCCGAGGCGGTGCGCATCCCGGTCATCGCATCCGGAGGCGCGGGGACGCCCGAGCACATCCGCGACGCCTTCCTCATTGCCCGGGCCGACGCCGCGATCATCGCGGGGATGATCCATACCGGCGACACCACCATCGCGGCGATCAAGCGCGCGCTGGCCGGCTACGGCGTGCCGATCCGGCGAACGTTCTGA
- the hydG gene encoding [FeFe] hydrogenase H-cluster radical SAM maturase HydG, with amino-acid sequence MIRPEQIGPYLSGGTHFIDTAAIGYALAAAAAHRNDRGRVRDILAKSSAIETLLPEETAVLLHVTDPDLRAEMEETAFRVKTAVYDNRIVTFAPLYMSNLCVNRCAYCGFQAGNLSQMRRTLSMDEVRQEIDVLAGRLGHKRLIAVYGEHPNTSTAYIAETIRTVYAREIKSRTGATLGIRRVNVNAAPLPVEDLRVLKGVGIGTYQVFQETYHRPTYERLHPAGTVKGNYDWRTTCMHRALEAGVDDVGLGALFGLYDWRFEVLALVCHARDLERRFNIGPHTISFPRLEPASGTDVPTESPYLVNDDDFQKIVTVTRLSVPYTGMIVTCRECKTVRDRAVLRGGATQMDASSNIAIGGYSEFASETQQVIDRQQFVLADIRTLDELIRDLAGMGIITSFCTAGYRCGRTGGCIMDALKTGKEGKFCKINAVLTFREWLEDFASPETRAICEPVLQRELREVETNLPKFYPSFKDAYDRIVAGERDLFF; translated from the coding sequence ATGATCCGCCCGGAGCAAATCGGGCCCTATCTGAGCGGCGGCACGCACTTCATCGACACTGCGGCGATCGGATACGCGTTGGCGGCCGCCGCTGCACATCGGAATGACCGCGGACGCGTGCGTGACATTCTGGCCAAGTCGTCGGCCATCGAGACCCTGCTTCCGGAAGAAACCGCCGTGCTGCTGCATGTGACCGATCCGGATCTGCGGGCCGAGATGGAGGAGACCGCCTTCCGCGTGAAGACCGCGGTTTACGACAACCGGATCGTGACCTTCGCGCCGCTCTACATGAGCAACCTCTGCGTCAACCGCTGCGCCTACTGCGGCTTCCAGGCGGGCAACCTCAGCCAGATGCGGCGGACGCTGAGCATGGACGAGGTGCGCCAGGAGATCGACGTGCTCGCCGGACGCCTCGGACATAAGCGGCTGATCGCGGTCTATGGCGAGCATCCGAACACCTCCACCGCGTACATCGCCGAAACCATCCGCACCGTCTATGCGCGGGAGATCAAATCCCGGACCGGGGCCACGCTCGGCATTCGGCGCGTGAACGTGAACGCGGCGCCGCTGCCGGTTGAGGATCTGCGGGTCCTGAAAGGTGTGGGCATCGGCACCTATCAGGTCTTTCAGGAGACCTACCACCGGCCGACGTATGAGCGGTTGCATCCTGCGGGAACGGTGAAGGGGAACTACGACTGGCGCACGACCTGCATGCACCGGGCACTGGAGGCGGGGGTTGACGATGTCGGCCTGGGCGCATTGTTCGGCCTGTACGACTGGCGCTTCGAGGTTCTGGCACTGGTCTGCCATGCCCGCGATCTGGAGCGGCGGTTCAATATCGGCCCTCACACCATCTCGTTCCCGCGCCTCGAACCCGCCAGCGGAACCGATGTGCCGACCGAATCGCCGTACCTCGTGAACGACGACGATTTCCAGAAGATTGTCACCGTCACCCGACTGTCGGTGCCGTACACCGGAATGATCGTGACCTGTCGCGAGTGCAAGACGGTGCGCGACCGCGCCGTGCTCCGAGGGGGAGCCACGCAGATGGATGCCAGCAGCAACATTGCAATCGGCGGCTACAGCGAGTTTGCGAGCGAGACTCAGCAGGTGATCGACCGGCAGCAGTTTGTCTTGGCCGACATCCGGACGCTCGACGAGCTGATTCGCGACCTGGCGGGGATGGGCATCATCACCTCGTTCTGCACGGCGGGCTACCGGTGCGGCCGCACGGGCGGCTGCATCATGGACGCGCTCAAGACGGGCAAGGAGGGCAAGTTTTGCAAGATCAACGCCGTGCTCACGTTCCGCGAGTGGTTGGAGGATTTCGCCTCGCCCGAGACGCGCGCGATCTGCGAACCGGTGCTGCAGCGCGAGCTGCGCGAGGTCGAAACGAACCTGCCCAAGTTCTATCCGTCGTTCAAGGACGCCTACGACCGGATTGTGGCCGGCGAACGCGATCTGTTTTTCTGA
- a CDS encoding phosphoenolpyruvate carboxykinase (GTP), with protein MALTCKNEKLVKWVKEVQEMVTPDKVVWCDGSQAEYDAMIKIMVDAGAATPLKKRPNSYLFRSHPSDVARVEDRTYIASVTQDEAGPTNNWIDPVGLKETMRKLYKGCMKGRTMYVIPFSMGPIGSPISKIGIELTESPYVVVNMHIMTRVGDKVIEALGEKGEFIPCLHSVGAPLEPGQKDVTWPCAPIEKKYIAHFPEENLIWSFGSGYGGNALLGKKCLALRIASTMARREGWMAEHMLILRLTNPQGKRFHIAAAFPSACGKTNLAMLQPSIPGWKCECIGDDIAWMKIRPDGRLHAINPESGFFGVCPGTSYDSNPMAMESIKTNSIFTNCVLTDDGDIWWEGMAKECKHGIDWKGNDWTPDKKDADGKPVLGAHPNARFTAPAKQCPVICPDWEDPNGVPIDIFIFGGRRSKLVPLVSQAFDWDHGVYMGATSASEATAAALDAKKAIRRDPMAMLPFCGYNIGDYWQHWFNMGEKLGAKAPKIFYANWFRKSADGKWLWPGFGENIRVLKWMCERIEGKVGAVETPIGYVPKAADLDVGGLKISQAEVAELLRIDVDGWKGEVPEIEDYLNSAGARLPARMKTQLAGLKKRIGL; from the coding sequence ATGGCACTCACATGTAAGAACGAGAAGCTGGTCAAATGGGTCAAAGAAGTTCAGGAAATGGTCACGCCGGACAAGGTCGTCTGGTGCGACGGCTCGCAGGCGGAATACGACGCCATGATCAAGATCATGGTGGACGCAGGCGCGGCAACCCCGCTGAAGAAAAGGCCGAACAGCTATCTGTTCCGCAGCCACCCCAGTGACGTGGCGCGCGTTGAGGATCGGACTTACATCGCGTCCGTGACTCAGGACGAAGCCGGTCCGACCAACAACTGGATCGATCCGGTCGGACTGAAAGAGACCATGCGCAAACTCTATAAAGGCTGCATGAAGGGCCGGACGATGTACGTGATCCCCTTCAGCATGGGCCCCATTGGTTCGCCCATCTCGAAGATCGGCATCGAACTCACAGAGTCGCCCTATGTCGTGGTGAACATGCACATCATGACGCGCGTGGGCGACAAGGTCATCGAAGCGCTTGGCGAAAAGGGCGAGTTTATCCCTTGCCTGCACTCCGTCGGCGCGCCGCTCGAACCCGGCCAGAAGGACGTCACGTGGCCCTGCGCCCCCATCGAGAAGAAATACATCGCCCACTTCCCCGAAGAGAACCTGATCTGGTCCTTCGGCTCCGGTTACGGCGGCAATGCCCTTCTCGGCAAGAAATGCCTGGCCCTGCGCATCGCCTCCACCATGGCCCGCCGCGAGGGGTGGATGGCCGAGCACATGCTCATCCTGCGCCTGACCAACCCGCAGGGGAAGCGCTTCCACATCGCCGCCGCCTTCCCCAGCGCCTGCGGCAAGACCAACCTCGCCATGCTCCAGCCCTCCATCCCCGGCTGGAAATGCGAGTGCATCGGCGACGACATCGCCTGGATGAAGATCCGGCCCGACGGCCGCCTGCACGCCATCAATCCCGAATCGGGGTTCTTCGGCGTGTGTCCGGGTACGAGCTACGACTCCAACCCGATGGCCATGGAGAGCATCAAGACCAACTCCATCTTCACCAACTGCGTGCTGACCGATGACGGCGACATCTGGTGGGAGGGCATGGCGAAGGAGTGCAAGCACGGCATCGACTGGAAGGGCAACGACTGGACGCCGGACAAGAAGGACGCCGATGGCAAGCCTGTATTGGGCGCCCATCCCAACGCCCGTTTCACCGCCCCGGCGAAGCAGTGCCCGGTCATCTGCCCCGACTGGGAAGACCCCAACGGCGTGCCGATCGACATCTTCATCTTCGGCGGCCGGCGCTCCAAGCTGGTGCCCCTGGTCAGCCAAGCCTTCGACTGGGACCACGGCGTCTACATGGGTGCCACGTCCGCCTCTGAAGCCACGGCAGCGGCGCTGGATGCCAAGAAGGCCATCCGTCGCGATCCGATGGCCATGCTCCCCTTCTGCGGCTACAACATCGGCGACTACTGGCAGCACTGGTTCAACATGGGCGAAAAACTCGGAGCCAAAGCGCCGAAGATTTTCTATGCGAACTGGTTCCGCAAGTCAGCCGACGGCAAGTGGCTATGGCCGGGCTTCGGCGAGAACATCCGCGTCCTGAAATGGATGTGCGAGCGCATCGAAGGCAAGGTCGGTGCAGTGGAAACGCCCATCGGCTATGTGCCGAAAGCGGCCGACCTGGACGTCGGCGGGCTGAAGATCAGCCAGGCCGAGGTCGCCGAGCTGCTGCGTATCGACGTGGACGGCTGGAAGGGCGAGGTGCCGGAGATCGAGGACTATCTCAACTCGGCCGGAGCCAGGCTGCCAGCCCGGATGAAGACACAGCTCGCCGGTTTGAAAAAACGCATCGGTCTGTGA
- a CDS encoding elongation factor G gives MKDIAVANIRNFAIVGHSGSGKTTLTDAIAFKLGLNDRFGSVSNGTSVSDFTDEEKARKISIFAANFEGVYTNPTGTFCLVFTDCPGFADFHGQVVGAVRAVGNVLIAVDATAGVQVGTRRAWEACEAVGLMARSFVITGIDKENADFEKAVSSIQAAFGTHCIPVVVPDGKTRVTDILATQELPAALKTIKTALIEEAAETDETLLEKYLDGQDLCPEEVANGLDHAILSGGFHPIFALSALTDVGVKELLDGICRLLPSPVARSFADHEGRTIDPDPNGPFTGLVWRTVIDPFLGHLSYVRIVSGTLTPRMELLNASTGAKESVGALITIVGKKQIPLEKAGPGEIVALTKLKATKTGHTLCAPTIKCVFPPILFPSPVYYMAIQAKTQADEDKLGTAVHRLCEQDPTLLVEKNAETKQMLVKGLGDVHIDVAVSLMKSQSNVTVELSMPKVPYRETVAGTGEGHYKHKKQSGGRGQYGEVYLRVSPKRPDEEEWFIDDIVGGTIPGNFLPAIQKGLIDAMLSGVLAHCTVVNVKVSVYDGSYHDVDSSEVAFKIAGSRAFRDAMSKARPVLLEPIMTLTITIPEIFLGTINGDLTHKRGRVLGIDSVKGMHVITAEAPLAEIFKYAAELRSITGGQGSFEMAFTRYDVVPSNITQKVIAEAAKHATADTDE, from the coding sequence ATGAAAGACATTGCCGTCGCAAACATTCGGAACTTTGCAATCGTGGGCCACTCAGGCAGTGGTAAAACCACGCTCACCGACGCCATCGCCTTCAAACTGGGGCTTAATGATCGCTTCGGATCCGTCTCCAACGGCACCAGCGTGTCGGATTTCACAGATGAGGAGAAAGCCCGGAAGATTTCGATTTTTGCGGCGAACTTTGAAGGTGTCTACACCAACCCCACCGGCACGTTCTGCCTCGTGTTTACCGATTGCCCGGGATTTGCCGATTTTCACGGTCAGGTCGTCGGCGCCGTGCGCGCCGTCGGCAACGTCCTCATCGCCGTCGATGCGACGGCGGGCGTTCAGGTCGGCACCCGCCGCGCCTGGGAGGCCTGCGAAGCGGTCGGCCTCATGGCCCGCAGCTTTGTGATCACGGGGATCGACAAGGAAAATGCCGACTTTGAAAAGGCGGTCTCCTCGATTCAGGCTGCGTTCGGAACCCATTGCATCCCCGTGGTCGTTCCCGATGGCAAGACGCGCGTGACCGATATCCTCGCCACGCAGGAACTCCCCGCCGCACTTAAAACCATCAAGACCGCGCTGATCGAAGAGGCGGCCGAAACCGACGAGACGCTCCTCGAGAAATATCTCGACGGCCAGGATCTCTGCCCCGAAGAGGTCGCCAATGGTCTGGACCATGCCATCCTCTCGGGGGGGTTTCATCCGATTTTCGCCCTCTCCGCGCTGACCGACGTCGGCGTGAAGGAACTGCTGGACGGCATCTGTCGCCTCCTCCCCTCGCCTGTCGCCCGCAGCTTTGCGGACCACGAGGGCCGCACCATCGATCCCGATCCCAACGGGCCGTTCACCGGCCTCGTCTGGCGCACCGTGATCGACCCTTTTCTGGGGCATCTCAGTTATGTGCGCATTGTCTCAGGAACGCTGACCCCGCGCATGGAGTTGCTTAACGCCTCCACCGGCGCCAAGGAATCGGTCGGCGCGCTCATCACCATTGTCGGCAAGAAGCAGATCCCTCTCGAAAAGGCCGGGCCCGGTGAAATCGTCGCCCTGACTAAGCTTAAGGCGACCAAGACCGGTCATACGCTGTGCGCGCCGACCATCAAATGCGTCTTCCCTCCGATCCTGTTCCCCTCGCCTGTCTACTACATGGCTATTCAGGCCAAAACTCAGGCCGACGAGGATAAACTGGGCACCGCAGTCCATCGGTTGTGCGAACAGGATCCGACGCTGCTCGTCGAAAAAAACGCCGAAACCAAACAGATGCTGGTCAAGGGCCTCGGCGACGTCCATATCGATGTGGCCGTGAGCCTGATGAAATCGCAATCCAACGTCACAGTCGAGCTTTCCATGCCCAAAGTCCCCTACCGCGAAACGGTCGCCGGAACCGGCGAGGGGCACTACAAACACAAGAAACAGAGCGGCGGCCGCGGCCAGTATGGCGAGGTCTACCTGCGGGTCAGCCCGAAGCGGCCCGACGAGGAGGAGTGGTTCATCGACGATATCGTCGGCGGCACCATTCCCGGCAACTTCCTCCCCGCCATCCAAAAGGGTCTCATCGATGCGATGCTATCGGGCGTTCTGGCGCATTGCACCGTGGTGAATGTCAAGGTCAGCGTCTATGACGGATCCTATCATGACGTGGACTCCTCCGAAGTGGCGTTCAAGATTGCCGGATCGCGGGCCTTCCGAGATGCCATGAGCAAGGCGCGCCCCGTGCTGCTCGAGCCGATCATGACCCTCACCATCACTATCCCCGAGATCTTCCTCGGCACGATCAACGGCGACCTCACCCACAAGCGCGGCCGCGTCCTCGGAATCGACTCGGTCAAGGGAATGCACGTCATCACCGCCGAAGCGCCTCTGGCCGAAATCTTTAAGTACGCCGCAGAGCTCCGATCGATCACCGGCGGCCAGGGCTCGTTTGAGATGGCTTTCACCCGTTACGACGTCGTCCCGTCGAACATCACCCAGAAGGTCATCGCCGAGGCGGCCAAACACGCCACTGCGGATACGGACGAATAG
- a CDS encoding B12-binding domain-containing radical SAM protein, protein MKSYRLQLIKPAELVNGEPRKLEKALTPTRALPYLAALTPENFDTVITDDSIDAIDYDAQVDLVGITTLISQVPRAIQIADCFRSRGVKVIMGGVGASAVPELVLPHVDSLVIGEAETVWGGVLDDFAAGRLQHRYQAPAFCSMDHLPVPRFDLLRTSSFVRPGRAISTSALPRIPIETSRGCPHGCAFCSVTRYFGRTMRFRPIEHVIAEMRHYPGAYFFLVDDNIAADRTRAKELFRAMIPLKNRWIGQFSSLAAADPELLDLARQSGCINAFVGVESFHANSLNSVGKRHNVGKDFGKMLAAFRSAGIDLNVSLIVGFDTDTPQTIRETTDIAIALKVHLMTLFILTPIPGTQLHAQLDQEGRILHRDYSFYDGTHAVFRPRNMDAAELEALYWESFARFYSVGNIARRFSNVVRWPLKHPVTPVIYTGMGNRFYRKAIQQRVHPLCGGRGVGVPRTHRADPQAGILR, encoded by the coding sequence ATGAAATCCTACAGACTGCAGTTGATCAAGCCCGCCGAACTGGTGAACGGCGAGCCCCGTAAACTTGAAAAAGCACTCACCCCGACGCGTGCCCTCCCCTACCTGGCCGCCTTGACGCCGGAAAACTTCGACACCGTCATCACGGATGACAGCATCGATGCGATCGACTACGATGCGCAGGTGGATCTCGTTGGCATCACAACGCTCATTTCGCAGGTGCCACGGGCGATCCAGATCGCCGATTGCTTCCGGTCACGCGGGGTGAAGGTGATCATGGGCGGCGTCGGCGCGAGCGCTGTGCCGGAGCTCGTGCTGCCGCATGTGGACAGCCTCGTCATCGGCGAAGCCGAGACCGTCTGGGGCGGCGTCCTGGACGACTTCGCCGCAGGCCGCCTGCAGCACCGCTATCAGGCGCCCGCATTCTGCTCCATGGATCACCTTCCCGTTCCGCGCTTCGATCTGCTCAGAACCTCGTCGTTTGTCCGCCCCGGTCGCGCCATTTCAACAAGCGCCCTGCCTCGCATCCCCATCGAGACCTCGCGCGGATGTCCGCACGGGTGCGCCTTTTGTTCCGTGACCCGGTATTTCGGCCGCACGATGCGCTTCCGGCCGATCGAACACGTGATCGCCGAGATGCGCCACTATCCCGGCGCCTATTTCTTTCTGGTCGATGACAACATCGCCGCCGATCGGACGCGCGCCAAGGAGCTGTTCCGGGCGATGATCCCGCTGAAGAACCGCTGGATTGGCCAGTTCAGCTCGCTCGCTGCAGCCGACCCTGAGCTGCTCGATCTCGCCCGGCAGTCGGGGTGCATCAACGCCTTCGTGGGAGTGGAGAGTTTTCACGCCAACAGCCTCAACTCGGTGGGCAAGCGGCACAATGTCGGCAAGGATTTCGGCAAGATGCTGGCCGCCTTTCGTTCCGCCGGGATCGACCTGAACGTCAGCCTGATCGTGGGCTTTGATACCGACACGCCACAGACCATCCGGGAGACCACGGATATCGCCATCGCGCTGAAGGTGCATCTGATGACCCTGTTTATTCTGACACCAATCCCAGGCACCCAGCTTCACGCACAGCTTGATCAGGAGGGGCGCATCCTGCACCGGGACTACTCCTTCTACGACGGCACACACGCCGTCTTCAGACCGCGGAACATGGATGCCGCTGAATTGGAAGCCCTTTACTGGGAATCGTTCGCCCGCTTTTATTCGGTTGGCAATATCGCCCGGCGCTTTTCGAATGTGGTGCGCTGGCCCCTGAAGCACCCGGTGACGCCGGTCATCTACACCGGCATGGGCAACCGGTTTTACCGGAAGGCGATTCAACAGCGCGTGCATCCCCTCTGCGGCGGCAGGGGTGTCGGTGTGCCGCGCACGCACAGGGCCGATCCGCAGGCCGGGATACTCCGTTAG
- the hisH gene encoding imidazole glycerol phosphate synthase subunit HisH gives MIAIIDYRAGNLTSVKLAFDALGTESVVTSDPAVIRSCARVVFPGVGAAGSAMRNLADLNLITVLREVIAAGTPFLGICVGTQVLFDFSEEDGGTDALGLLPGRVRLFKPADSRDKVPHMGWNQVRIVRPHPLLAGVADNTDFYFVHSYYPDPSDPAVTIGVTDYAGVAFAAMVGRGNLVATQFHVEKSGRPGLRMLKNFSTWNGTDR, from the coding sequence ATGATAGCCATCATTGATTACCGGGCCGGCAACCTCACCAGCGTCAAGCTGGCCTTTGATGCCTTGGGCACGGAGTCGGTTGTGACTTCCGATCCCGCAGTTATCCGCTCGTGCGCGCGGGTCGTTTTTCCGGGCGTCGGTGCTGCGGGTTCGGCGATGCGCAACCTTGCCGACCTCAACCTGATCACCGTTCTGCGCGAGGTCATCGCCGCCGGGACGCCCTTCCTGGGGATCTGCGTCGGCACGCAGGTCCTGTTTGATTTTTCGGAGGAAGACGGCGGCACGGACGCGCTTGGGCTTCTGCCCGGCCGCGTGCGGCTTTTCAAGCCCGCCGACAGCCGTGACAAGGTTCCGCACATGGGCTGGAACCAGGTGCGAATCGTCCGCCCCCACCCGCTGCTCGCGGGTGTCGCCGACAACACCGACTTCTATTTTGTTCACAGCTACTATCCCGATCCATCCGATCCGGCCGTGACCATCGGGGTCACCGACTATGCGGGCGTTGCCTTTGCCGCCATGGTCGGCCGCGGCAATCTGGTGGCGACGCAGTTCCACGTTGAAAAGTCGGGGCGTCCCGGCCTGCGCATGCTGAAAAATTTCTCAACGTGGAATGGAACCGACCGCTGA
- a CDS encoding YicC family protein, translating to MGVVSMTGFGRGESAANGLRAVVEMSSVNRKQFDCQTTLPRSLAGFDARVQTAVKTAVCRGHVKTVITLVAEAASADAACIDLAKWGARVAAVRAAAMALGLPDDLSASSLLNSSDCVAATERTISADEAWAVIEPALGRALDQLVEMRRREGDAIRADICARFAGLRGVAAEIAARAPEIPRQYRDTLRIRINDLLAIQGQLIDEQILAREVALFADRCDISEELNRLASHFDQADGFLAGSEPCGRTLDFLCQEIFREINTVGSKANDAAITRAVIAFKTSLEAVREQVQNIE from the coding sequence ATGGGAGTTGTGAGCATGACCGGCTTTGGCCGGGGGGAATCCGCCGCCAACGGGCTCCGGGCGGTTGTCGAGATGAGTTCGGTCAATCGCAAGCAGTTCGATTGCCAGACCACGCTGCCACGGTCGCTTGCCGGGTTCGATGCGCGTGTGCAGACTGCGGTCAAGACCGCAGTCTGTCGCGGCCATGTCAAGACCGTGATCACGCTGGTTGCTGAAGCGGCTTCTGCGGACGCCGCATGCATCGACCTAGCCAAATGGGGGGCGCGGGTCGCCGCCGTGCGTGCGGCCGCCATGGCGTTGGGACTCCCCGACGATCTCTCCGCCTCCAGCCTCCTGAACAGCTCTGATTGTGTGGCTGCGACGGAGCGGACGATCAGCGCCGATGAAGCGTGGGCGGTCATCGAGCCTGCCTTGGGCCGGGCGCTGGATCAACTGGTTGAGATGCGCCGCCGCGAGGGCGATGCGATTCGAGCCGACATCTGCGCCCGCTTTGCCGGCCTCAGGGGCGTCGCTGCGGAGATCGCCGCGCGCGCGCCCGAGATTCCCAGACAGTACCGCGACACGCTGCGCATACGGATCAATGACCTCCTCGCAATACAGGGGCAGCTGATCGACGAACAGATCCTCGCCCGCGAGGTCGCGCTCTTCGCCGACCGGTGCGACATTAGCGAGGAACTGAACCGGCTCGCCAGCCATTTTGACCAGGCCGACGGCTTCCTGGCCGGCAGCGAACCCTGCGGCCGGACGCTCGACTTTCTGTGTCAGGAGATTTTCCGAGAGATCAACACGGTCGGTTCCAAGGCCAACGATGCAGCCATTACCCGGGCCGTCATTGCCTTTAAAACAAGTCTTGAAGCCGTGCGCGAGCAGGTTCAAAACATCGAATGA
- a CDS encoding iron ABC transporter permease yields MRNQTAWILFGVLAAIFLVTLVLPVGIVVVGGFQTEDGWTGRYVADVFRNPIYAEGLLNSFGIAVGTTLLAFGIALPLAWLANRFDFPGKGLLGALILVPLILPPFVGAIGLTQILGPYGALNALLGLGPVDWLGQSRYAGVVLLQALALYPILFLNASAALANVDPAMEEAAANLGCHGFRAFRRITLPLILPGLFAGATLVFIASFTELGTPLMLNYTRCSAVQVYDALKEVSSSPFPFALVTVVLTTSVLLYAASRALFGRQAYAMTAKSSVSRTQIRRAGGRGLMTALPFLAVALVALLPHAGVVLTSFSAPGAWYRQVIPEALTAAHYTEALGHGMTLDAIRNSLAFSSLAVVLNVILGVAVAWVVVRSTLPVRGLLDAAAMIPLAVPGLVMAFGFLALSTRLCNLPWFHARPAWAALVDVRENPTLFLVIAYAVRRLPFMVRAAVAGLQQTSVTLEEAAANLGAPPLKVLRRITVPLIAANLIAGALLAFAFSMLEVSDSLILAQKIDYYPITKTIFELFQLIGIGRYLAAALGVWAMGFLGVAIIGSSLLLGRKMGALFRA; encoded by the coding sequence ATGCGAAATCAAACGGCTTGGATTCTGTTTGGCGTCCTGGCTGCGATCTTTCTGGTGACCTTGGTACTGCCGGTCGGAATCGTGGTGGTGGGCGGCTTTCAGACGGAGGATGGATGGACGGGGCGCTATGTCGCCGACGTCTTCCGCAATCCGATCTACGCCGAGGGCTTGCTGAACAGCTTTGGAATCGCCGTCGGCACAACACTCCTGGCGTTCGGTATCGCTCTGCCGCTGGCCTGGCTCGCGAACCGCTTTGACTTTCCAGGCAAAGGGCTGTTGGGCGCGCTAATCCTGGTGCCGTTGATCCTCCCCCCGTTCGTCGGCGCGATCGGTCTAACCCAGATCCTCGGCCCCTACGGCGCGCTGAACGCGCTGCTGGGGCTTGGGCCGGTGGACTGGCTCGGACAGTCCCGATACGCCGGTGTGGTCCTCCTGCAGGCGCTGGCGCTCTATCCGATCCTTTTTCTGAACGCCTCGGCCGCGCTGGCCAATGTCGACCCGGCGATGGAGGAGGCCGCCGCAAACCTCGGATGCCACGGATTCCGAGCCTTCCGGCGCATCACGCTGCCGCTGATACTGCCAGGCCTGTTCGCCGGTGCCACGCTGGTGTTTATCGCCAGCTTCACCGAGCTGGGAACACCCCTGATGCTCAACTACACCCGCTGCTCGGCGGTCCAGGTGTATGACGCGCTGAAAGAGGTGAGTTCAAGTCCGTTCCCCTTTGCGCTGGTGACGGTGGTGCTCACGACCAGCGTGCTACTCTATGCCGCAAGCCGCGCCCTCTTCGGACGCCAGGCGTACGCCATGACCGCCAAGTCGTCCGTCTCGCGCACGCAGATCAGGCGGGCGGGCGGACGCGGTTTGATGACAGCCCTGCCCTTTCTGGCGGTGGCGCTGGTGGCGTTGCTGCCCCATGCCGGCGTGGTATTGACCAGCTTCAGCGCGCCGGGTGCGTGGTACCGGCAGGTCATTCCCGAGGCGCTGACGGCCGCTCATTACACCGAGGCGCTGGGGCACGGCATGACCCTGGACGCGATCCGCAACAGCCTGGCTTTCTCCTCGCTGGCCGTCGTGCTCAACGTGATTCTGGGCGTCGCGGTCGCGTGGGTGGTCGTCCGCTCCACCCTGCCGGTCCGGGGTCTGCTCGACGCAGCGGCGATGATCCCCCTGGCCGTGCCCGGCCTGGTGATGGCGTTCGGCTTTCTGGCGTTGAGCACCCGCCTGTGCAATCTGCCGTGGTTCCACGCGCGGCCCGCATGGGCGGCGCTGGTGGACGTGCGGGAGAATCCCACGCTGTTTCTGGTGATCGCTTACGCGGTCCGGCGGCTCCCCTTCATGGTGCGCGCGGCCGTGGCGGGGCTGCAACAGACGTCTGTGACGTTGGAAGAGGCGGCGGCCAACCTTGGCGCGCCGCCGCTAAAAGTCCTGCGGCGGATCACGGTGCCGCTGATCGCCGCCAACCTGATCGCCGGCGCGCTGCTGGCCTTTGCCTTCAGCATGCTGGAGGTGAGCGACAGCCTGATTTTGGCTCAGAAGATCGACTATTATCCCATCACCAAGACAATCTTCGAGCTATTCCAGCTCATCGGCATCGGGCGCTACCTGGCCGCCGCCCTCGGGGTGTGGGCGATGGGCTTTCTGGGCGTGGCGATCATCGGCAGCAGCCTTCTGCTCGGACGCAAAATGGGAGCGCTGTTCCGGGCGTAG